One stretch of Flavobacterium sp. 9 DNA includes these proteins:
- the polA gene encoding DNA polymerase I, with protein MSTQKRLFLLDAYALIFRGYYAFIKNPRINSKGMDTSAIMGFMNSLLDVIKREKPDHLAVAFDKGGSQLRNELFPEYKANRDVTPEAIKIAVPYICELLKAMHIPIIEVAGFEADDLIGTIAKQAEKENYKVFMVTPDKDFAQLVSENIFMYKPARMGNGIEIWGVPEVLAKFEIDRPEQVIDFLGMMGDAADNIPGLPGVGEVTAKKLLKEYGTMENLLANTDKLKGKMKENIEANKEKGLLSKKLATILLDCPVTFDENDYELTRPDIEKTDAIFQELEFRRMAEQFDNLFKAGGGNELAASAPASDPKLYKKPQPKNEDQFDLFGGGSTEEDPETARTSFYNTLENTPHSYQAIQGDLGIKLLLQNLQNQTSVCFDTETTGLDALHAELVGMSFSYEKGKAFYVPFPENQEEAQVLVDKFKPFFENENIEKIGQNLKYDLKILSNYGVTVKGKLFDTMIAHYLINPDMRHNMDILAETYLKYSPKSIETLIGKKGKNQITMRDVVLEDIKEYAAEDADVTLQLKEIFTTELDKTETKKLFDEIEIPLVSVLAAMETEGIRLDVEFLKAMSKEMDVEIKSLEQKIYETAGEKFNLASPKQLGDILFDKLKIGGAKQKKTKTGQYATGEEVLTYLANDNPIVKEILDWRQMVKLQSTYILALPEQVDKKTLRVHTDYMQTVAATGRLSSNNPNLQNIPIRTERGRQIRKAFVARDENHTLISADYSQIELRIIAALSGEENMIAAFKNGEDIHKATAAKVFDVPLDEVSREQRSNAKTVNFGIIYGVSAFGLSNQTSLSRSESAALIEAYYKTYPRLRSYINEQIEFAREKGYVQTILGRRRYLKDINSANAVVRSAAERNAVNAPIQGSAADVIKIAMINIHKKLKEENWKSRMLLQVHDELVFDVHNDELEKIQPMIKHEMENAFTMAVPLEVELGMGKDWLAAH; from the coding sequence ATGTCAACTCAAAAACGTCTTTTTCTTCTCGATGCTTACGCTTTAATTTTTCGTGGTTATTATGCCTTCATAAAAAATCCGCGAATTAACTCTAAAGGAATGGATACATCAGCGATCATGGGTTTCATGAATTCGCTTTTGGATGTTATTAAACGTGAAAAACCAGATCATTTGGCAGTAGCTTTTGATAAAGGCGGAAGTCAATTGCGTAACGAATTATTCCCTGAATACAAGGCAAATCGTGACGTTACACCAGAAGCTATCAAAATTGCTGTTCCTTACATATGTGAATTATTAAAAGCAATGCACATTCCGATTATTGAAGTTGCCGGTTTTGAAGCCGACGATTTGATTGGAACAATTGCAAAACAAGCTGAAAAAGAAAATTACAAAGTTTTCATGGTAACTCCCGATAAGGATTTTGCACAGTTAGTTTCTGAGAATATCTTTATGTACAAACCGGCTCGTATGGGTAACGGAATTGAAATTTGGGGTGTTCCTGAAGTTTTGGCAAAATTCGAAATCGATCGTCCGGAGCAAGTAATTGACTTTCTTGGAATGATGGGTGACGCTGCCGATAATATTCCGGGACTTCCGGGAGTTGGTGAAGTAACTGCCAAAAAACTTCTGAAAGAATATGGAACTATGGAAAACCTTTTAGCAAATACTGATAAGCTAAAAGGAAAAATGAAAGAGAATATCGAAGCCAATAAAGAAAAAGGATTATTGTCTAAAAAACTGGCAACTATCTTATTGGATTGTCCGGTAACTTTTGATGAAAACGATTATGAGTTAACACGTCCTGATATCGAAAAAACAGATGCTATTTTTCAAGAATTAGAATTCAGAAGAATGGCAGAACAATTTGACAATCTGTTTAAAGCTGGCGGAGGAAATGAATTAGCAGCTTCTGCTCCTGCTTCTGATCCAAAATTATACAAAAAACCACAACCTAAAAATGAAGATCAATTTGACCTTTTTGGAGGCGGTTCTACAGAAGAAGATCCAGAAACGGCAAGAACTTCATTTTATAATACTTTAGAAAATACACCACATTCCTATCAGGCTATTCAAGGCGATTTAGGAATAAAATTGCTTTTACAAAATTTACAAAACCAAACTTCTGTTTGTTTTGATACTGAAACAACTGGTTTAGACGCTTTACACGCTGAATTAGTAGGAATGTCTTTTTCTTATGAAAAAGGAAAAGCTTTTTATGTTCCGTTTCCGGAAAATCAAGAAGAAGCTCAGGTTTTAGTGGATAAATTCAAACCATTTTTTGAGAATGAAAATATCGAAAAAATTGGTCAGAATTTAAAATACGATTTAAAAATCCTTTCTAATTATGGTGTTACTGTAAAAGGAAAACTTTTTGACACAATGATTGCGCATTATTTGATTAATCCGGATATGCGTCATAATATGGATATTTTAGCTGAAACCTATTTAAAATATTCACCAAAATCTATTGAAACATTAATTGGTAAAAAAGGAAAAAATCAAATCACAATGCGCGATGTAGTTCTTGAAGACATTAAAGAATACGCCGCAGAAGATGCTGATGTAACTTTACAATTAAAAGAAATTTTCACAACCGAATTAGACAAAACAGAAACTAAGAAGTTATTTGACGAAATCGAAATTCCGTTAGTAAGTGTTTTGGCAGCAATGGAAACCGAAGGAATTCGTCTTGATGTTGAATTTCTAAAAGCAATGTCTAAAGAAATGGATGTTGAGATTAAATCTTTGGAACAAAAAATATACGAGACTGCAGGCGAGAAATTCAATCTTGCTTCTCCAAAACAATTAGGTGATATCTTATTTGATAAACTTAAAATTGGAGGCGCAAAACAAAAGAAAACCAAAACCGGTCAATATGCAACTGGCGAAGAAGTTTTGACGTATTTAGCGAATGATAATCCAATCGTAAAAGAAATTCTGGATTGGCGTCAAATGGTAAAATTACAAAGCACTTATATCTTGGCTTTGCCGGAACAAGTTGACAAGAAAACATTACGCGTTCATACAGATTACATGCAAACTGTTGCTGCAACTGGACGTTTGAGTTCTAATAATCCGAACTTACAAAATATTCCAATTCGTACTGAAAGAGGTCGTCAGATTCGTAAAGCTTTTGTTGCACGCGATGAAAACCATACTTTAATCTCTGCCGATTACTCGCAAATAGAATTAAGAATTATTGCCGCTTTAAGCGGAGAAGAAAATATGATTGCCGCTTTCAAAAACGGAGAAGACATTCACAAAGCTACAGCGGCAAAAGTATTTGATGTTCCTTTGGACGAAGTTTCCCGCGAACAAAGAAGCAATGCCAAAACGGTAAATTTTGGTATTATATATGGTGTTTCTGCTTTTGGTTTGAGCAATCAAACTTCATTATCTCGTAGCGAAAGTGCCGCTTTGATCGAAGCTTATTACAAAACATATCCAAGACTTAGATCTTATATTAACGAGCAAATTGAGTTTGCACGCGAAAAAGGATATGTACAAACAATTCTGGGGCGTCGTCGTTATTTAAAAGATATCAACTCGGCAAATGCTGTAGTTAGAAGCGCTGCTGAACGAAATGCTGTAAACGCGCCAATTCAAGGAAGTGCTGCCGATGTGATTAAAATCGCGATGATCAACATTCATAAAAAATTAAAAGAAGAAAACTGGAAATCAAGAATGTTACTTCAGGTTCATGATGAGCTTGTGTTTGATGTGCATAATGACGAATTAGAAAAAATCCAACCAATGATTAAACACGAAATGGAAAATGCTTTTACAATGGCAGTTCCTTTAGAAGTTGAACTTGGTATGGGTAAAGACTGGCTAGCGGCGCATTAA
- a CDS encoding response regulator transcription factor, translated as MNILIVEDNRELAVEVYDFLCNVGYVCKIAHNCSDALDEVSSNDYDAMLLDLGLPDGDGFEVLKTVRKTKSKMAVIVLTARGELDDRINGLHLGADDYLTKPFALTELSARLFAVIRRIHGFTLNNLSIHGFLLQLQDYKVSYDEIPINLTKKEFDIFQYLVLNKNRVITRLQLTEHIWGDILEVNSDSNFIDVHVRNLRKKLDKHTAIDWFETVRNVGYRINE; from the coding sequence ATGAATATTTTGATTGTTGAAGATAATAGAGAACTCGCTGTCGAGGTTTACGATTTTTTGTGCAACGTGGGTTATGTGTGCAAAATAGCGCATAATTGCAGTGATGCTCTTGACGAAGTTAGTAGTAACGATTATGATGCAATGTTATTGGATCTTGGTTTGCCTGATGGAGACGGTTTTGAGGTTTTGAAAACGGTTCGGAAAACCAAATCAAAAATGGCAGTAATTGTTCTGACAGCTCGAGGAGAATTAGACGACAGAATAAATGGTTTACATTTGGGAGCAGATGATTATTTGACAAAACCATTTGCTTTGACGGAACTTAGTGCGCGATTATTTGCTGTAATTCGCAGGATTCATGGATTCACGTTAAATAACTTGAGTATTCATGGATTTTTGCTGCAACTTCAGGATTATAAAGTGAGTTATGATGAAATTCCAATAAACCTTACCAAAAAAGAGTTTGATATTTTTCAATATTTAGTTCTGAATAAAAACAGGGTAATTACGAGATTACAATTAACAGAACATATTTGGGGAGATATTCTGGAGGTAAATTCAGACTCTAATTTTATAGATGTTCACGTTCGGAATCTGAGAAAAAAACTGGATAAACATACCGCAATTGATTGGTTTGAGACCGTAAGAAATGTTGGATATCGTATTAATGAATAA
- a CDS encoding cell wall metabolism sensor histidine kinase WalK, which yields MKIKHQLAIFNALTRLLVILILWLMLPILVENVVYRHINNGLLEKKHKFIEHLDKNEIDDFIENPDDSTETYSQFSTLHSEFLVLSRSPIKPNQKKAVFSNDFRIIEGEENEYRILQYHFTYENQGYQLEIGSSLSEVNDLTFIIRFFIIIVFVVILLITFLADTFYIEFLLKPFYKIIDTKIRRVNEPESFDHTPIKATSRDFRELDFVLNQMMDRITELFKKEKQFISNVSHELLTPIALLKNKFENLLQNSSLDDNAVDKIAGSLRTLDMLKKIINNLLLISRIENNQYEANEEINFHEIISDLQEDLLDRIDDREIQFLNKMQHNYIFTGNKTLIHILIYNLVTNAIKYNKPKGSIVVEDGFLEHRYFISITDSGIGMTSAQLENIFNRFARISSDQDGQGLGLAIAESIASFHHIEIKVTSQIKEGTTFMLLLPEAVKHN from the coding sequence GTGAAAATAAAACATCAATTAGCCATTTTTAATGCTCTGACACGATTGTTGGTTATTTTGATTTTATGGTTAATGCTGCCTATTTTGGTAGAAAATGTGGTTTATAGACACATCAATAATGGATTGCTGGAAAAGAAGCATAAGTTCATCGAGCATTTGGATAAAAATGAAATTGATGATTTTATCGAAAATCCAGATGATTCAACCGAAACTTACTCACAGTTTTCTACGCTTCACAGTGAGTTTTTAGTGCTTTCGAGATCTCCGATAAAACCCAATCAGAAGAAAGCGGTTTTTAGTAATGATTTCAGGATTATTGAAGGCGAAGAAAATGAATACAGGATTCTACAGTATCATTTTACGTATGAAAATCAAGGATATCAACTCGAAATAGGGAGTAGTCTTAGTGAAGTAAATGATCTTACTTTTATTATTCGGTTTTTTATTATCATTGTTTTTGTGGTTATTCTGTTGATTACCTTTTTGGCAGATACTTTTTATATCGAATTTTTATTGAAGCCTTTTTATAAAATTATCGACACAAAAATTAGGCGTGTAAATGAACCGGAATCTTTTGATCATACACCAATAAAAGCGACATCAAGAGATTTTAGAGAACTGGATTTTGTTTTAAACCAAATGATGGATCGTATTACGGAGCTTTTTAAAAAAGAAAAACAGTTTATTTCGAATGTTTCTCACGAGCTTCTTACGCCAATTGCGCTGCTTAAAAATAAGTTTGAGAATTTACTCCAAAATAGTTCTCTAGACGATAATGCTGTGGATAAAATTGCAGGTTCTCTCAGAACATTAGATATGCTGAAAAAAATCATCAATAACTTATTGTTGATTTCCCGAATTGAAAATAATCAGTATGAAGCAAACGAAGAAATTAACTTTCATGAAATTATTTCAGATCTGCAGGAAGATTTATTAGATCGAATTGATGATCGTGAAATACAGTTTCTGAACAAGATGCAACATAATTATATCTTTACAGGAAATAAAACCTTAATTCATATTCTGATTTATAATTTGGTGACAAATGCCATAAAATACAATAAACCTAAAGGAAGTATTGTGGTGGAAGATGGTTTCCTGGAACATCGTTATTTTATTTCCATTACCGATTCAGGAATTGGAATGACTTCTGCTCAGCTGGAAAATATATTCAACAGATTTGCCAGAATTAGTTCAGATCAGGATGGTCAGGGTTTAGGGCTTGCTATTGCTGAGAGTATTGCCTCTTTTCATCATATTGAAATCAAAGTTACTTCGCAAATAAAAGAAGGAACTACCTTTATGTTATTGCTTCCGGAAGCTGTAAAACACAATTAA
- a CDS encoding co-chaperone YbbN gives MSKFGELINAQVPVLIDFYTDWNESSVSMHPVIKDVAAALGDKAKVIKIDVDKNQELAEALRIKGLPTLMIYKEGQMIWRQSGELDANTIIGIVQEQFNL, from the coding sequence ATGTCAAAATTTGGAGAACTTATAAATGCTCAAGTTCCAGTGTTAATTGATTTTTACACGGATTGGAACGAATCATCTGTATCGATGCATCCTGTTATTAAGGATGTTGCGGCTGCGCTTGGCGATAAAGCTAAGGTGATTAAAATTGATGTGGATAAAAATCAGGAATTAGCAGAAGCGCTTCGTATAAAAGGACTTCCTACTTTAATGATTTATAAAGAAGGGCAAATGATTTGGAGACAATCAGGAGAACTTGATGCAAATACAATTATTGGAATTGTCCAGGAACAATTTAACTTATAG
- a CDS encoding polysaccharide deacetylase family protein: MSFYWVKTNSFIKRVFSKYCWDIPNKEKKIYLTFDDGPTPEVTDWVLSELKKFDAKATFFCIGKNIKANLSLFEKLLTDGHAIGNHTMNHVNGWKSNNNDYIENVKNCAAVLEEEKTCNLIFRPPYGKIKKAQSKILRNLGYKIIMWDVLSADFDQSITPEKCLENVTKNVKSGSVIVFHDSIKASQNLKFALPKTLHFLKENGYKFDIIH, from the coding sequence ATGAGCTTTTACTGGGTAAAAACAAATTCATTCATAAAAAGGGTATTTTCTAAATATTGTTGGGACATTCCAAACAAAGAAAAGAAAATATACCTCACGTTTGATGATGGCCCAACTCCAGAGGTCACAGATTGGGTTTTGTCTGAATTGAAAAAGTTTGATGCAAAAGCTACTTTTTTCTGTATTGGAAAAAATATTAAAGCTAATTTGTCCTTATTTGAAAAACTACTAACAGATGGACATGCAATAGGAAATCACACAATGAATCATGTTAATGGCTGGAAAAGCAACAATAACGATTACATTGAAAATGTAAAAAACTGCGCTGCCGTTTTAGAAGAAGAAAAAACATGCAACCTGATATTTCGTCCTCCTTACGGGAAGATTAAAAAAGCGCAATCTAAAATTCTAAGAAATCTAGGCTACAAAATAATTATGTGGGATGTTTTGAGCGCCGATTTTGACCAAAGCATTACTCCTGAAAAATGTCTTGAAAACGTTACCAAAAACGTAAAATCAGGAAGTGTAATTGTATTTCATGACAGCATAAAAGCATCGCAGAACTTAAAATTTGCGTTACCTAAAACCTTACATTTTTTAAAAGAAAATGGATATAAGTTTGATATTATTCACTAA
- a CDS encoding metallophosphoesterase, which translates to MIIRFVILCALFLFIEFYSYQAIRTLIKLRWVLVSYQIISLLLLIFIIYSFTQFDRSVGQTKQTMFTMGLMLLVYVPKIVITLVLLGEDVFRLGAGAINYFIDNPSNTSVFPSRRKFISQIGLGLAAVPFLSLIYGIFEGKYNFKVIKQTVFFPDLPDAFDGFRITQISDVHSGSFDDPEKINYAIDLINEQEADMILFTGDIVNTHAKEMHPWLDTFKRIKDYKYGKFSVLGNHDYGEYVTWPSEKEKDENFKEIKSLYGQIGFNLLLNEHTYIQKGDDKIALIGVENWGQNFKKAGDLNKASQNVHQDDFKVLMSHDPSHWEYEIKNHPKNFHLTLSGHTHGMQFGIEIPGYFKWSLAQYIYKQWAGLYENVGRYVYVNRGFGFHAYPGRVGIMPEITVIELKKGNNVA; encoded by the coding sequence ATGATAATTCGTTTTGTAATTCTCTGTGCTCTTTTTTTGTTTATTGAGTTCTATTCTTATCAAGCCATCCGCACTTTAATCAAACTAAGATGGGTTTTGGTTAGCTATCAAATTATAAGTTTACTGCTTTTAATTTTTATCATTTACTCTTTCACGCAATTCGATCGTTCTGTTGGACAAACTAAGCAAACCATGTTTACAATGGGTTTGATGTTATTGGTTTACGTTCCAAAAATTGTAATTACGTTAGTTTTATTAGGTGAAGATGTTTTTAGATTAGGAGCGGGAGCAATTAATTATTTTATAGACAATCCAAGTAATACAAGTGTTTTTCCTTCGAGGAGAAAATTTATTAGTCAAATAGGTTTAGGTTTGGCGGCAGTTCCTTTTTTATCCTTAATTTACGGAATATTTGAAGGAAAATATAATTTTAAAGTCATCAAACAAACGGTTTTCTTTCCTGATTTGCCAGATGCTTTTGATGGTTTTAGAATTACTCAGATTTCAGATGTTCACAGCGGAAGTTTCGATGATCCTGAAAAAATAAATTATGCCATTGATTTGATTAATGAACAAGAGGCGGATATGATTTTGTTTACTGGAGACATTGTAAATACTCATGCCAAAGAAATGCATCCGTGGCTAGATACTTTTAAAAGAATTAAAGATTATAAATACGGGAAATTTTCTGTTTTAGGAAATCACGATTACGGAGAATATGTTACGTGGCCTTCTGAGAAAGAAAAAGACGAAAATTTTAAAGAAATTAAAAGCCTTTATGGTCAAATAGGATTTAACCTTTTGTTGAACGAACATACTTATATTCAAAAAGGAGATGACAAAATTGCATTAATTGGAGTAGAGAATTGGGGACAAAATTTCAAGAAAGCTGGAGATTTAAATAAAGCATCTCAAAATGTGCATCAGGATGATTTTAAGGTATTAATGAGTCATGATCCAAGCCATTGGGAATATGAAATTAAAAATCACCCTAAAAATTTTCATTTAACATTGTCAGGACATACACATGGCATGCAATTTGGAATTGAAATTCCGGGATATTTTAAATGGAGTCTGGCGCAGTACATCTATAAACAATGGGCTGGTCTATATGAAAATGTAGGAAGATATGTTTATGTAAATCGAGGTTTTGGTTTTCATGCTTATCCGGGTCGAGTAGGTATTATGCCTGAAATAACTGTGATTGAACTAAAAAAAGGGAACAATGTGGCTTAA